A portion of the Carya illinoinensis cultivar Pawnee chromosome 11, C.illinoinensisPawnee_v1, whole genome shotgun sequence genome contains these proteins:
- the LOC122281447 gene encoding inositol polyphosphate multikinase alpha-like: MLKVPDHQVAGHKGRDGMLGPLIDDSGHFYKPLQDDDRGSNEVAFYKSFSSNTEIPDHVRRFFPIFYGTRLIEASDGSGLHPHLVMQDIISSHLYPSIMDIKIGSRTWPPQASEDYIQTHLKKDRDTTSIALGFRISGLQVRGSKESETWKPDKKLVKKFTAKDVSLVLRKFVSSNTSVDTGMDPDCSFASAVYGGSTGILAQLLELKKWFEDQTIYHFFSCSVLMVYDKESVVKERNYGAEVKLVDFAHVLEGKGVIDHNFLGGLCSLIKFIMEILTGCDEDEEAKASLQDPKKNCNYTD, from the coding sequence ATGCTTAAGGTCCCAGATCATCAGGTTGCTGGCCACAAGGGTCGTGATGGAATGCTCGGTCCTCTGATTGATGATTCAGGGCACTTCTACAAGCCTCTTCAAGATGATGATCGTGGGTCCAATGAGGTAGCCTTCTATAAATCATTCTCATCCAACACTGAGATTCCAGATCACGTCCGGAGGTTCTTTCCTATTTTTTATGGAACTCGGCTTATAGAGGCATCTGATGGATCTGGCCTGCATCCTCATCTTGTGATGCAAGATATTATCTCAAGTCACCTCTATCCATCTATCATGGACATTAAGATTGGATCCAGAACGTGGCCCCCCCAAGCATCTGAGGACTATATCCAAACGCATTTAAAGAAAGACAGAGACACAACCAGCATTGCACTAGGGTTTAGGATATCTGGATTGCAGGTACGTGGGAGCAAAGAATCTGAAACCTGGAAGCCAGATAAAAAGCTTGTCAAGAAATTTACTGCCAAGGATGTTAGCTTAGTTTTGAGGAAGTTTGTCTCTTCTAACACGTCTGTAGATACAGGTATGGACCCTGATTGTTCTTTTGCATCAGCTGTTTATGGTGGATCTACTGGAATTTTGGCACAGTTGCTGGAGCTCAAAAAATGGTTTGAGGATCAAACCATTTACCATTTCTTTTCTTGCTCGGTTCTCATGGTGTATGATAAGGAATCAGTAGTTAAAGAAAGGAATTATGGTGCTGAAGTAAAACTTGTTGATTTTGCTCATGTTTTGGAAGGCAAGGGTGTTATTGATCATAACTTCTTGGGTGGGCTCTGTTCTTTGATAAAGTTTATCATGGAGATTCTGACCGGCTGTGATGAGGATGAAGAAGCCAAAGCTTCTCTACAAGACCCTAAGAAGAATTGTAATTATACTGATTGA